In one window of Drosophila mauritiana strain mau12 chromosome X, ASM438214v1, whole genome shotgun sequence DNA:
- the LOC117148010 gene encoding nuclear pore complex protein Nup205 isoform X1, translating into MDGECRDSGHMMMCVGRQTTNATNATHASTGITEDMWTPYKHLYSVFQATVSNDSGFTADLEQCLKKYKPNFTNLLRNPARSEKSRNLLRNALNEGVPIQGQSRKLMISQDLADEAVILSDMFDLDEVFAVELLCTAQRQQKHHPGLSRGLVAVLLYYDGRKAISCTLRDMFQVVSGVSWNTELPKEITGLVTNYAESLVDGSNILGRLLELLDEMDVDKEFAMLTTNRAFGSKKHQNQVLGLYEDIQQALAMALFHWSAQRGLPRHIAIRLLRQLANRRNHDAGGIMDDVTLIMLMALLYSYDTSILLVAEDINEHTNRLPIFSDHKFAECFLEELYAQGIWQAPRLNAIIAYSFGLTLASLRHAPAQLQATTISTINRDEVLIDEALGAQVFVFLHSLLLEKDMVYSTEFFYRRVHLLITDFIDFMNSKVTELRGRADEASHTIISFLNEGLEPPPNLDSNFELLMLCVAKMHGDPRVTIRLCDEYWGPGEPTNCTAYKNTSRSVSLFKFISLASELLPQTLFKSYLKMISGLTRTDFSARCAFNMLRVHQMATGGQYAVSWDHFFTTLGNYYTSMRNDFNTNIVMSGETFYRTRSTPKAISQREAEHLVAVMGIIQAVAEHDEVSRIMICEHPNWQVPQVLLGLVACATPLLLKAEILHTLAALAKSKETARVIWFHLEASQIIPTVPVHRSYGGQCSLLQEMEQIESRSEQYNLTRGILQLLYTLMTTNLPKGFSGGQRTPAYEGYLKSMINSVLLKFYNRAYKEPSEKWQVGAQCLKLLYYLLATYRPCAMDFLEKPDEPPYPGFHVMLQLQLKSEMLQLLLSIVEDVRERLDDYNRFQGKELLEECSLYALLILEAALAKQNAFFEAHSAANCPILLMGLNRMLLDLNPRSRKPDHVLNIIKYVTYNSWLPRHALAAIKILASVTQLPNVSTQILSMYGQGSNEKLEIRQGFVECLEMEVCAGRHDDELLDQLALNNHVPYLGFSDELDDNEREVSGERECTTLESPSPLELQAGEGVLESKPASIELQLKEAIIKLFEMNLSQQLPNFVYFLLGVDVLREFMASGRQHLGIEMQSSCVNSVVLLLEKYLDQQRHGDKYCEHTARIVERIYHLFHGLCANRRTTETILRYFRLTCSDFLMRHLRSLPFRQHREDHVLHAMGHLLNCVSIDVKLAAKHGQMTRFNQMCDILLMGNGMERSSHGMSMELGHSLISQTSSSFLAMDALPPGGSISGVGSGAGSAPLGAPSTGVKSLQPSLLQETSQGLHVIRMLDILVLEEGVLRQPQLEFFDSHLITQLLRDCEASAEAGANSRANLINVRKLYYTLTDELNMVQSIIASGQRKAISTEIMVLLNHAVNLNRVRTQRCATLAFMSAWGQLVQVLFSNMPEGVLPATQRRQHIIDIVEKVLIKVEPIQPIIEISVKVSETVLLLLANLRFCCYQAEDQSPEDLAAEESLTNGNGIGIGNDSQVSKLGLGQRTIGQCADGGSGGRRDIGSGGNSCNLRFILKNLVQWIMISEVKSQQLRINLYSALLNCLRIAKRLRTDEQLEYQETLISRQESARTNSTEQRRSDRLRLKVMAAEVIGAFGEKLIDTICHDAVTGHDVCRMLALACLDMISELQAVSTLCDFVASRGYLKHILESLDQSSPALCAVLQPVPENLRPLYVYESRLAFLTRMANSNVGARLLLAEQALGVLSNMKVYDLQPDVKSSELNRNEPQNFLPSIDERFRSILLPALSFCDAIINSLGPRNNSAALQVLNFMFAHIDMVEAMLRSATPYMDLGHLEQVAVISSLFARASKHDLTVLEDSVKLELRNRLGRVQQLMIVVFGRFCVSEPTIRRMLQQDQDQQTNPTEDAKRLRVKYFLDIAANVSLYCRNVVTRHSNESMTSKYLLTTVINDVTLLTGKIASKKLTAILHTILNQLKGSIGHYLSQKSIADNLLQQRASLPNISFGPNGKQSYIELSQRYNEKHSELRQSVFIAEQNLYLLWIHLDFYMRNTIDYANENRNTINESHMDDDGNDVSVLNASQDEILQLKQLLISTFNETFCTQLITASEESSIKCKGFNASLLRRIKSLVQFAPITGNDVTSSFDS; encoded by the exons ATGGACGGTGAGTGCCGGGACAGCGGGCACATGATGATGTGCGTGGGTCGCCAAACCACTAATGCCACTAATGCCACCCATGCGTCCACAGGTATAACCGAGGACATGTGGACGCCGTACAAGCATCTGTACAGTGTTTTTCAGGCGACGGTGTCCAATGACAGTGGCTTCACCGCGGACCTGGAGCAGTGCCTCAAGAAGTACAAGCCCAACTTCACCAACTTGCTGCGCAATCCG GCGAGGAGCGAGAAGAGCCGCAATCTACTGAGGAATGCCCTGAACGAGGGCGTCCCGATCCAGGGGCAATCGCGGAAGCTAATGATATCACAGGACCTGGCTGACGAGGCGGTCATTCTCTCCGACATGTTCGACCTGGACGAGGTGTTCGCCGTGGAGCTGCTGTGCACCGCACAGCGCCAGCAGAAGCATCATCCCGGCCTGTCCAGAGGCCTTGTCGCTGTGCTGCTCTACTACGACGGACGAAAGGCCATCAGCTGCACCCTTCGCGACATGTTCCAGGTGGTTAGCGGCGTCTCCTGGAACACCGAGCTGCCCAAGGAG ATCACCGGACTGGTCACCAACTACGCCGAGAGCCTTGTCGACGGCTCCAACATACTGGGACgcctgctggagctgctcgatGAGATGGATGTTGACAAAGAG TTCGCTATGCTGACCACAAACCGCGCGTTCGGCTCCAAGAAGCACCAGAACCAGGTGCTGGGCCTGTACGAGGACATTCAACAGGCATTGGCAATGGCCCTGTTCCATTGGTCGGCGCAGCGCGGCCTGCCGCGCCACATTGCCATTCGGCTGCTGCGCCAGTTGGCCAACCGGAGGAACCACGACGCGGGCGGCATCATGGACGACGTGACCCTGATCATGCTGATGGCTCTGCTGTATTCGTACGATACCTCCATTCTGCTGGTCGCCGAGGACATCAATGAGCACACAAACCGCCTTCCGATCTTCAGCGATCACAAGTTCGCCGAGTGCTTCCTGGAGGAGCTGTACGCGCAGGGCATCTGGCAAGCACCGCGCCTCAATGCCATCATTGCCTACAGCTTCGGACTCACGCTGGCCAGCCTGCGGCATGCGCCTGCTCAGCTCCAGGCCACCACCATCTCCACCATCAATCGCGATGAGGTGCTCATCGATGAGGCACTGGGAGCGCAGGTATTCGTCTTCTTGCACAGCTTGCTGCTCGAAAAGGACATGGTCTATAG CACGGAGTTCTTCTACCGCCGCGTCCATCTGCTCATCACGGACTTCATCGACTTCATGAACTCCAAGGTGACGGAGCTGCGCGGCCGGGCAGACGAGGCGTCACACACGATCATCAGCTTCCTGAACGAGGGTCTGGAGCCGCCGCCCAACTTGGACTCCAACTTCGAGCTGCTCATGCTGTGCGTGGCCAAGATGCACGGCGATCCGCGCGTCACCATCAGGCTGTGCGACGAGTACTGGGGCCCCGGCGAACCCACCAACTGCACGGCATACAAGAACACCTCGCGCTCGGTGTCCCTGTTCAAGTTCATTAGCTTGGCCAGCGAGCTGCTGCCACAGACGCTGTTCAAGTCCTACCTCAAGATGATATCCGGACTCACACGCACCGATTTCTCGGCCCGCTGCGCCTTCAACATGCTTAGGGTGCACCAGATGGCCACCGGCGGCCAGTATGCGGTTAGCTGGGATCACTTCTTCACGACCCTGGGCAACTACTACAC TTCGATGCGCAACGACTTCAACACCAACATCGTCATGAGCGGCGAGACCTTCTACCGCACCCGATCGACGCCAAAGGCCATTTCGCAGCGAGAGGCGGAGCACCTGGTGGCCGTAATGGGCATCATACAGGCGGTGGCGGAGCACGACGAGGTCTCGCGCATCATGATCTGCGAGCATCCCAATTGGCAGGTGCCGCAGGTGCTCCTGGGCCTGGTAGCGTGCGCCACGCCGCTGCTGCTCAAGGCTGAGATTCTGCACACGCTGGCTGCCCTGGCCAAATCGAAGGAGACGGCGCGCGTCATCTGGTTCCACCTGGAGGCCTCGCAGATCATACCCACTGTGCCAGTGCATAGAAGCTATGGCGGCCAGTGTAGTTTGTTGCAGGAGATGGAACAAATCGAGAGCCGTTCGGAGCAGTACAACCTGACGCGCGGCATCCTCCAGCTGCTCTACACACTGATGACCACCAACCTGCCGAAGGGCTTTAGCGGGGGGCAGCGGACACCGGCCTACGAAGGCTATCTCAAGTCCATGATCAATTCGGTGCTGCTCAAGTTTTACAATCGCGCGTACAAGGAGCCCTCCGAGAAGTGGCAGGTTGGCGCCCAGTGCCTGAAACTGCTCTACTACCTACTGGCCACCTACCGGCCGTGCGCAATGGACTTTCTGGAGAAGCCCGACGAACCTCCCTATCCGGGCTTCCACGTcatgttgcagctgcagctgaagTCCGAaatgttgcagctgctgctgtccaTTGTGGAGGATGTGCGTGAGCGGCTGGACGACTACAACCGCTTCCAGGGCAAGGAGCTACTCGAGGAGTGCTCCCTGTACGCACTGCTGATCCTGGAAGCCGCGCTGGCGAAGCAGAACGCCTTCTTTGAGGCCCACTCGGCGGCCAACTGCCCCATTTTGCTGATGGGCCTGAATCGCATGCTCCTGGATCTGAATCCACGCAGCCGCAAGCCCGATCACGTGCTGAACATCATCAAGTATGTGACCTATAACAGCTGGCTGCCGCGCCACGCCCTGGCCGCCATCAAGATTCTGGCTTCGGTCACCCAGCTGCCGAATGTCTCCACCCAGATCCTCAGCATGTACGGCCAGGGCAGCAATGAGAAGCTCGAGATCCGTCAGGGTTTCGTCGAGTGCCTGGAAATGGAGGTGTGTGCGGGCAGGCACGACGACGAGTTGTTGGACCAACTGGCCCTCAACAATCACGTTCCCTATCTGGGCTTCAGCGACGAGCTTGATGACAATGAGCGAGAGGTGAGCGGGGAACGCGAATGCACAACTTTGGAATCGCCATCGCCACTGGAGCTGCAGGCGGGGGAGGGCGTGCTGGAGAGCAAACCGGCCAGCATCGAGCTGCAACTGAAAGAGGCCATTATCAAGCTGTTCGAGATGAATCTTAGCCAGCAGTTGCCCAACTTTGTGTACTTCCTGCTCGGCGTGGACGTGCTGCGCGAATTCATGGCCAGCGGGCGGCAGCACCTGGGCATCGAGATGCAAAGCTCGTGCGTGAACTCCGTAGTGCTGTTGCTGGAAAAGTACCTGGAT CAACAGCGTCACGGCGATAAGTACTGCGAGCACACGGCGAGAATCGTGGAGCGCATTTACCATCTGTTCCATGGACTATGCGCCAATCGCCGCACCACGGAGACGATACTGCGCTACTTCCGGCTGACGTGCAGCGACTTCCTGATGCGTCACCTTCGCTCGCTGCCCTTTCGTCAGCATCGCGAGGATCACGTGCTGCACGCCATGGGCCACCTGCTCAACTGCGTCTCCATCGATGTCAAACTGGCGGCCAAACATGGCCAGATGACGCGCTTCAACCAGATGTGCGACATTCTGCTAATGGGAAACGGCATGGAGCGCTCATCCCATGGCATGTCGATGGAGTTGGGCCACAGCCTGATTTCACAGACGTCGTCATCGTTCCTCGCCATGGATGCCCTACCGCCCGGTGGATCGATAAGTGGCGTGGGATCTGGGGCTGGTTCGGCGCCTCTCGGAGCTCCAAGTACTGGGGTCAAATCCCTGCAGCCATCGCTGCTGCAGGAGACGTCGCAGGGACTGCACGTCATCCGAATGCTAGATATCCTCGTCCTGGAGGAGGGCGTGTTGCGCCAGCCGCAGCTGGAGTTCTTCGACTCGCATCTGATCACCCAACTGCTGCGCGACTGCGAGGCATCCGCCGAAGCTGGCGCCAATTCCAGGGCCAACTTGATCAACGTGCGCAAACTGTACTACACTCTCACAGACGAGCTGAACATGGTGCAGAGCATCATTGCCAGCGGCCAGCGGAAGGCCATCTCCACGGAAATCATGGTGCTGCTCAACCACGCCGTCAACTTAAATCGCGTGCGGACGCAGCGCTGCGCCACGCTGGCCTTCATGTCAGCGTGGGGTCAACTGGTGCAGGTGCTCTTCAGCAACATGCCCGAGGGCGTGCTTCCGGCGACGCAGCGTCGCCAGCACATCATCGACATCGTCGAGAAGGTCCTCATCAAGGTGGAGCCCATACAGCCCATCATCGAGATTTCCGTAAAGGTGAGCGAGacggtgctgctgctgcttgccAATCTGCGCTTCTGCTGCTACCAGGCCGAGGACCAGAGCCCCGAGGATCTGGCCGCCGAGGAGTCGCTCACCAatggcaacggcatcggcatcggcaACGATTCGCAGGTCTCCAAATTGGGTCTGGGCCAGAGGACAATCGGCCAGTGTGCGGATGGCGGCAGCGGGGGTCGACGGGATATCGGTTCCGGTGGCAACAGCTGCAATCTGCGCTTCATCCTCAAGAACCTCGTCCAGTGGATCATGATCAGCGAGGTGAAGTCGCAGCAGCTGCGCATCAATCTGTACAGTGCCCTGCTGAATTGCCTGCGGATTGCGAAGCGACTGCGCACCGACGAGCAACTGGAGTACCAGGAGAC GTTGATTTCGCGCCAGGAGAGCGCACGCACGAACAGCACGGAGCAGCGGCGCAGCGACCGTCTGCGGCTGAAGGTCATGGCGGCGGAAGTGATTGGCGCGTTCGGCGAGAAGCTGATCGACACCATCTGCCACGACGCGGTGACCGGCCACGATGTGTGCCGCATGCTGGCGCTGGCCTGCCTGGACATGATCTCCGAGCTGCAGGCGGTGAGCACGCTGTGCGACTTTGTGGCGTCGCGGGGCTACCTCAAGCACATACTGGAAAGCCTGGACCAGTCCAGTCCGGCGCTGTGCGCGGTTCTGCAGCCCGTGCCGGAAAACCTGAGGCCGCTCTACGTCTACGAGTCGCGCCTGGCCTTCCTCACGCGCATGGCAAACAGCAATGTGGGAGCCCGGCTCCTCCTCGCCGAGCAGGCGCTGGGCGTGCTGTCGAATATGAAGGTCTACGACCTGCAGCCCGACGTGAAGTCCAGCGAGCTGAATCGTAACGAGCCGCAGAACTTCCTCCCGTCCATCGATGAGCGCTTCCGGTCGATCCTCCTGCCGGCACTGAGCTTCTGCGATGCCATTATCAACTCGCTGGGCCCGCGCAACAACTCCGCCGCCCTGCAGGTGCTCAACTTCATGTTCGCGCACATCGACATGGTCGAGGCCATGTTGCGCTCGGCCACGCCGTATATGGACCTCGGCCACTTGGAGCAGGTGGCGGTCATCAGCAGTCTGTTTGCCCGCGCCTCCAAGCACGACTTGACCGTGCTGGAGGACAGCGTGAAGCTGGAGCTGCGTAATCGCCTGGGCCGCGTGCAGCAGCTGATGATCGTGGTGTTCGGACGCTTCTGCGTAAGCGAGCCCACCATTCGGCGCATGCTGCAGCAGGATCAGGATCAGCAGACCAACCCCACTGAGGACGCGAAGAGGCTACGTGTCAAGTATTTCCTGGACATAGCAGCCAACGTGTCGCTCTACTGCCGCAACGTGGTCACCCGCCACTCGAATGAGAGCATGACCTCCAAATACTTGCTGACCACCGTGATCAATGATGTGACGCTGCT CACTGGCAAAATAGCCAGCAAAAAGCTGACGGCCATCTTGCACACCATCCTCAACCAGCTGAAGGGCTCCATCGGCCACTACCTCTCGCAGAAGTCGATCGCCGACAATCTCCTCCAGCAACGCGCCTCCCTGCCCAACATCAGCTTTGGGCCCAACG GTAAACAAAGCTACATCGAACTGAGCCAGCGGTACAACGAGAAGCACAGCGAACTGAGGCAGTCCGTCTTCATAGCCGAGCAGAACCTGTATCTGCTGTGGATCCATCTGGACTTCTATATGCGCAACACCATCGACTACGCCAACGAAAACAGGAACACCATCAACGAGAGCCATATGGACGACGACGGCAACGACGTGTCCGTGCTGAACGCCTCGCAGGATGAGATCCTGCAGCTCAAGCAGCTGCTCATCTCCACATTCAACGAGACCTTCTGCACGCAGCTAATCACCGCCAGCGAGGAATCCTCGATCAAGTGCAAGGGCTTCAATGCCTCGCTCCTCCGCCGCATTAAGTCGCTCGTCCAGTTCGCCCCCATCACTGGCAACGACGTCACTTCCAGCTTCGATTCGTAG